One window of the Corticium candelabrum chromosome 7, ooCorCand1.1, whole genome shotgun sequence genome contains the following:
- the LOC134182166 gene encoding myb-like protein X isoform X3: MSSRRAKSCLQACLSLSVVSIIVYAFYVNRTLSQRVAASERKSSQHAKHVEQLGSQMQVVSEHRSRLERQTRRDTDIINQLKRESVERERELLGQLREQSDEASRKHALLSKQHTTLQKQHEELKDKFQKMEVSHNKLSATHTQAVHDHNEQYLKLKEQKSDEVTRLSDTLSKVTSDKTVALTDLRKSQENLALLHSNHLKLKDENNNLKREHVRLQSAYNKNTERYRKLSSLVENLKATVERQEAVIDKIKKQPEHDVKQHHKPPTLTHRTADDKQGNVAHSERLTHNKQQGYQRNAATTDTREVIPGVHHQQVKSKDDGTLPQQHKDVDDDHEEKHETAVDAETEREKDGGDAVNVRNSIKVRKGDEESESKDVEDVDDKKEEEQVTVPAVVEVKKEQDLDINGEGGEREETDDNNGNEKEGKEEEHSDEGDERRTNQQQDKTNERENVGIVDKGGEGDEGGEGDESDEAVREVKKEQDLDINGEGGEREETDDNNGNEKEGKEEEHSDEGDERRTNQQQDKTNERENVGIVDKGGEGDEGGEGDESDEAVRVETKSQSDEREQNPRQQSDTEGKEKEQDSDQQWEEQMRHEEQADHAMWQQQPPDKKQTYDDDDGDGVTKFHADTTKEREDINDRKVDHGDTEDTAEEGPDINGREIDHEDEDTEDRSKDKKRNIDEYEGKLSPLNGRADDSHVTEPNKYSKTESEEDEDDEQEEQDRDDTSKKGNVIVIPHNMDMDTKRLEEEEEEAAGQEEFDKQEDPNQDINEDGKIDNQNVNPVNRDSEALYNKFEAEKQQHDGDGNRDREVVTHDDRSWEENPDGVENKMEGKEEDEKDYQEGERQVEEEDEDEDEDEDERGRDDNDQNAGDANKHENDEELLQDDYDEREAGGDVNKELAGNNDNKHDNGDYEDEADNLGNEHEEEEEEEMKEDDNTDNDRNTFDQQERHREM, from the exons ATGAGCAGTCGTCGCGCTAAAAGCTGCCTGCAGGCgtgcctgtctctgtctgtcgtaTCCATCATTGTCTACGCATTTTATGTCAACAGGACATTGTCTCAGCGAGTGGCTGCATCTGAACGAAAGTCATCTCAGCACGCCAAGCATGTCGAGCAGTTGGGAAGTCAAATGCAAG TTGTCAGTGAGCATCGATCCCGTCTTGAACGTCAGACGCGTCGAGACACAGACATTATCAACCAACTGAAGAGAG AATCTGTGGAACGGGAACGGGAACTGCTGGGTCAGCTGCGAGAGCAGAGTGACGAAGCGAGCAGAAAACACGCTTTGCTTAGCAAACAACACACTACACTTCAA AAACAGCACGAGGAATTAAAGGACAAGTTTCAGAAAATGGAAGTTTCACATAACAAACTTTCAGCCACTCACACACAAGCCGTTCATGACCATAATGAACAATATTTAAAGTTAAAAGAACAGAAAAGTGATGAGGTGACGAGATTGTCTGATACTCTTAGCAAGGTGACATCAGATAAGACAGTTGCTCTCACTGATTTGCGGAAATCACAAGAGAATTTGGCATTATTACACTCGAATCATCTGAAATTGAAA gaTGAAAATAATAATTTGAAGAGAGAACATGTAAGGCTTCAATCGGcttacaacaagaacacaGAACGATACAGAAAACTGTCAAGTCTGGTGGAGAACTTGAAGGCAACTGTAGAACGGCAAGAG GCTGTTATTGATAAGATTAAAAAACAACCTGAACATGATGTCAAGCAACATCATAAACCACCAACACTCACACATAGAACAGCAGATGACAAGCAAGGCAATGTTGCTCATTCCGAGCGtctgacacacaacaaacaacaaggaTATCAACGAAACGCAGCTACTACAGACACAAGAGAGGTAATTCCTGGTGTTCACCATCAACAGGTAAAGTCAAAGGATGACGGTACTTTACCTCAGCAACACAAAGATGTCGATGATGATCACGAAGAGAAACATGAAACTGCAGTTGATgcagaaacagagagagaaaaagaTGGTGGAGATGCAGTGAATGTAAGAAATAGCATTAAAGTGCGTAAAGGTGATGAGGAGAGTGAGAGTAAAGACGTTGAAGATGTTGATGATAAGAAAGAGGAAGAGCAAGTTACAGTACCTGCAGTAGTTGAGGTGAAAAAAGAGCAAGATCTTGATATCAATGGAGAAGGTGGTGAAAGGGAGGAAACTGATGACAACAATGGCAACGAGAAGGAAggaaaagaagaagaacattCAGACGAAGGAGATGAAAGACGTACTAATCAACAGcaagacaaaacaaatgaaCGTGAGAACGTCGGAATTGTGGATAAAGGTGGTGAAGGTGATGAAGGTGGCGAAGgtgatgaaagtgatgaagCAGTCAGGGAGGTGAAAAAAGAGCAAGATCTTGATATCAATGGAGAAGGTGGTGAAAGGGAGGAAACTGATGACAACAATGGCAACGAGAAGGAAggaaaagaagaagaacattCAGACGAAGGAGATGAAAGACGTACTAATCAACAGcaagacaaaacaaatgaaCGTGAGAACGTCGGAATTGTGGATAAAGGTGGTGAAGGTGATGAAGGTGGCGAAGgtgatgaaagtgatgaagCAGTCAGGGTTGAAACAAAGTCACAAAGTGATGAACGAGAGCAGAACCCGAGACAGCAATCTGACACTGAGGGGAAAGAGAAGGAGCAGGATTCTGATCAACAATGGGAAGAACAGATGAGACATGAAGAGCAAGCAGACCATGCCATGTGGCAACAACAACCACcagacaagaaacagacatatgatgatgatgatggtgatggtgtAACGAAATTTCATGCTGATACAACAAAGGAGAGAGAAGACATTAATGACAGGAAAGTAGATCATGGAGATACTGAAGATACGGCAGAGGAGGGACCAGACATCAATGGGAGAGAAATAGACCATGAAGATGAAGATACTGAAGATCGTTCGAAAGACAAAAAGAGGAACATAGATGAATATGAAGGTAAACTGTCTCCTTTGAATGGAAGAGCAGACGACTCACATGTCACCGaaccaaacaaatacagcaaaaCAGAATCtgaagaagatgaagatgacgaACAGGAGGAACAAGATAGAGACGATACATCAAAGAAAGGTAATGTTATTGTTATACCACACAACATGGATATGGATACAAAACGTttagaagaggaagaggaagaagcTGCAGGACAGGAAGaatttgacaaacaagaagatcCAAATCAGGATATAAATGAAGACGGAAAAATAGACAATCAAAATGTCAATCCAGTCAACAGAGATTCTGAGGCTTTATATAACAAGTTTGAAGCAGAGAAACAGCAACATGATGGTGATGGCAACAGAGACAGGGAAGTTGTGACACACGATGATCGATCATGGGAAGAGAATCCAGATGGAGTGGAGAACAAAATGGAAGGCaaagaagaagatgagaaagACTATCAAGAAGGGGAAAGACAAGTAGAAGAAGAGGATGAGGATGAGGATGAGGACGAAGACGAGAGAGGACGAGATGACAACGACCAAAATGCAGGCGATGCTAACAAACATGag AATGATGAAGAGCTGCTGCAAGATGATTATGACGAACGAGAG GCAGGTGGCGATGTGAATAAGGAACTGGCAGGAaataatgacaacaaacatgacAATGGTGATTATGAGGACGAGGCTGACAATTTGGGCAACGAACatgaagaggaggaggaagaggaaaTGAAAGAGGATGATAATACTGATAATGACAGAAACACCTTTGATCAGCAAGAAAGACATAGAGAAATGTAG
- the LOC134182166 gene encoding myb-like protein X isoform X4, which produces MSSRRAKSCLQACLSLSVVSIIVYAFYVNRTLSQRVAASERKSSQHAKHVEQLGSQMQVVSEHRSRLERQTRRDTDIINQLKRESVERERELLGQLREQSDEASRKHALLSKQHTTLQKQHEELKDKFQKMEVSHNKLSATHTQAVHDHNEQYLKLKEQKSDEVTRLSDTLSKVTSDKTVALTDLRKSQENLALLHSNHLKLKDENNNLKREHVRLQSAYNKNTERYRKLSSLVENLKATVERQEIKKQPEHDVKQHHKPPTLTHRTADDKQGNVAHSERLTHNKQQGYQRNAATTDTREVIPGVHHQQVKSKDDGTLPQQHKDVDDDHEEKHETAVDAETEREKDGGDAVNVRNSIKVRKGDEESESKDVEDVDDKKEEEQVTVPAVVEVKKEQDLDINGEGGEREETDDNNGNEKEGKEEEHSDEGDERRTNQQQDKTNERENVGIVDKGGEGDEGGEGDESDEAVREVKKEQDLDINGEGGEREETDDNNGNEKEGKEEEHSDEGDERRTNQQQDKTNERENVGIVDKGGEGDEGGEGDESDEAVRVETKSQSDEREQNPRQQSDTEGKEKEQDSDQQWEEQMRHEEQADHAMWQQQPPDKKQTYDDDDGDGVTKFHADTTKEREDINDRKVDHGDTEDTAEEGPDINGREIDHEDEDTEDRSKDKKRNIDEYEGKLSPLNGRADDSHVTEPNKYSKTESEEDEDDEQEEQDRDDTSKKGNVIVIPHNMDMDTKRLEEEEEEAAGQEEFDKQEDPNQDINEDGKIDNQNVNPVNRDSEALYNKFEAEKQQHDGDGNRDREVVTHDDRSWEENPDGVENKMEGKEEDEKDYQEGERQVEEEDEDEDEDEDERGRDDNDQNAGDANKHENDEELLQDDYDEREAGGDVNKELAGNNDNKHDNGDYEDEADNLGNEHEEEEEEEMKEDDNTDNDRNTFDQQERHREM; this is translated from the exons ATGAGCAGTCGTCGCGCTAAAAGCTGCCTGCAGGCgtgcctgtctctgtctgtcgtaTCCATCATTGTCTACGCATTTTATGTCAACAGGACATTGTCTCAGCGAGTGGCTGCATCTGAACGAAAGTCATCTCAGCACGCCAAGCATGTCGAGCAGTTGGGAAGTCAAATGCAAG TTGTCAGTGAGCATCGATCCCGTCTTGAACGTCAGACGCGTCGAGACACAGACATTATCAACCAACTGAAGAGAG AATCTGTGGAACGGGAACGGGAACTGCTGGGTCAGCTGCGAGAGCAGAGTGACGAAGCGAGCAGAAAACACGCTTTGCTTAGCAAACAACACACTACACTTCAA AAACAGCACGAGGAATTAAAGGACAAGTTTCAGAAAATGGAAGTTTCACATAACAAACTTTCAGCCACTCACACACAAGCCGTTCATGACCATAATGAACAATATTTAAAGTTAAAAGAACAGAAAAGTGATGAGGTGACGAGATTGTCTGATACTCTTAGCAAGGTGACATCAGATAAGACAGTTGCTCTCACTGATTTGCGGAAATCACAAGAGAATTTGGCATTATTACACTCGAATCATCTGAAATTGAAA gaTGAAAATAATAATTTGAAGAGAGAACATGTAAGGCTTCAATCGGcttacaacaagaacacaGAACGATACAGAAAACTGTCAAGTCTGGTGGAGAACTTGAAGGCAACTGTAGAACGGCAAGAG ATTAAAAAACAACCTGAACATGATGTCAAGCAACATCATAAACCACCAACACTCACACATAGAACAGCAGATGACAAGCAAGGCAATGTTGCTCATTCCGAGCGtctgacacacaacaaacaacaaggaTATCAACGAAACGCAGCTACTACAGACACAAGAGAGGTAATTCCTGGTGTTCACCATCAACAGGTAAAGTCAAAGGATGACGGTACTTTACCTCAGCAACACAAAGATGTCGATGATGATCACGAAGAGAAACATGAAACTGCAGTTGATgcagaaacagagagagaaaaagaTGGTGGAGATGCAGTGAATGTAAGAAATAGCATTAAAGTGCGTAAAGGTGATGAGGAGAGTGAGAGTAAAGACGTTGAAGATGTTGATGATAAGAAAGAGGAAGAGCAAGTTACAGTACCTGCAGTAGTTGAGGTGAAAAAAGAGCAAGATCTTGATATCAATGGAGAAGGTGGTGAAAGGGAGGAAACTGATGACAACAATGGCAACGAGAAGGAAggaaaagaagaagaacattCAGACGAAGGAGATGAAAGACGTACTAATCAACAGcaagacaaaacaaatgaaCGTGAGAACGTCGGAATTGTGGATAAAGGTGGTGAAGGTGATGAAGGTGGCGAAGgtgatgaaagtgatgaagCAGTCAGGGAGGTGAAAAAAGAGCAAGATCTTGATATCAATGGAGAAGGTGGTGAAAGGGAGGAAACTGATGACAACAATGGCAACGAGAAGGAAggaaaagaagaagaacattCAGACGAAGGAGATGAAAGACGTACTAATCAACAGcaagacaaaacaaatgaaCGTGAGAACGTCGGAATTGTGGATAAAGGTGGTGAAGGTGATGAAGGTGGCGAAGgtgatgaaagtgatgaagCAGTCAGGGTTGAAACAAAGTCACAAAGTGATGAACGAGAGCAGAACCCGAGACAGCAATCTGACACTGAGGGGAAAGAGAAGGAGCAGGATTCTGATCAACAATGGGAAGAACAGATGAGACATGAAGAGCAAGCAGACCATGCCATGTGGCAACAACAACCACcagacaagaaacagacatatgatgatgatgatggtgatggtgtAACGAAATTTCATGCTGATACAACAAAGGAGAGAGAAGACATTAATGACAGGAAAGTAGATCATGGAGATACTGAAGATACGGCAGAGGAGGGACCAGACATCAATGGGAGAGAAATAGACCATGAAGATGAAGATACTGAAGATCGTTCGAAAGACAAAAAGAGGAACATAGATGAATATGAAGGTAAACTGTCTCCTTTGAATGGAAGAGCAGACGACTCACATGTCACCGaaccaaacaaatacagcaaaaCAGAATCtgaagaagatgaagatgacgaACAGGAGGAACAAGATAGAGACGATACATCAAAGAAAGGTAATGTTATTGTTATACCACACAACATGGATATGGATACAAAACGTttagaagaggaagaggaagaagcTGCAGGACAGGAAGaatttgacaaacaagaagatcCAAATCAGGATATAAATGAAGACGGAAAAATAGACAATCAAAATGTCAATCCAGTCAACAGAGATTCTGAGGCTTTATATAACAAGTTTGAAGCAGAGAAACAGCAACATGATGGTGATGGCAACAGAGACAGGGAAGTTGTGACACACGATGATCGATCATGGGAAGAGAATCCAGATGGAGTGGAGAACAAAATGGAAGGCaaagaagaagatgagaaagACTATCAAGAAGGGGAAAGACAAGTAGAAGAAGAGGATGAGGATGAGGATGAGGACGAAGACGAGAGAGGACGAGATGACAACGACCAAAATGCAGGCGATGCTAACAAACATGag AATGATGAAGAGCTGCTGCAAGATGATTATGACGAACGAGAG GCAGGTGGCGATGTGAATAAGGAACTGGCAGGAaataatgacaacaaacatgacAATGGTGATTATGAGGACGAGGCTGACAATTTGGGCAACGAACatgaagaggaggaggaagaggaaaTGAAAGAGGATGATAATACTGATAATGACAGAAACACCTTTGATCAGCAAGAAAGACATAGAGAAATGTAG
- the LOC134182166 gene encoding myb-like protein X isoform X1, whose translation MSSRRAKSCLQACLSLSVVSIIVYAFYVNRTLSQRVAASERKSSQHAKHVEQLGSQMQVVSEHRSRLERQTRRDTDIINQLKRESVERERELLGQLREQSDEASRKHALLSKQHTTLQKQHEELKDKFQKMEVSHNKLSATHTQAVHDHNEQYLKLKEQKSDEVTRLSDTLSKVTSDKTVALTDLRKSQENLALLHSNHLKLKDENNNLKREHVRLQSAYNKNTERYRKLSSLVENLKATVERQEVIRSTSLAVIDKIKKQPEHDVKQHHKPPTLTHRTADDKQGNVAHSERLTHNKQQGYQRNAATTDTREVIPGVHHQQVKSKDDGTLPQQHKDVDDDHEEKHETAVDAETEREKDGGDAVNVRNSIKVRKGDEESESKDVEDVDDKKEEEQVTVPAVVEVKKEQDLDINGEGGEREETDDNNGNEKEGKEEEHSDEGDERRTNQQQDKTNERENVGIVDKGGEGDEGGEGDESDEAVREVKKEQDLDINGEGGEREETDDNNGNEKEGKEEEHSDEGDERRTNQQQDKTNERENVGIVDKGGEGDEGGEGDESDEAVRVETKSQSDEREQNPRQQSDTEGKEKEQDSDQQWEEQMRHEEQADHAMWQQQPPDKKQTYDDDDGDGVTKFHADTTKEREDINDRKVDHGDTEDTAEEGPDINGREIDHEDEDTEDRSKDKKRNIDEYEGKLSPLNGRADDSHVTEPNKYSKTESEEDEDDEQEEQDRDDTSKKGNVIVIPHNMDMDTKRLEEEEEEAAGQEEFDKQEDPNQDINEDGKIDNQNVNPVNRDSEALYNKFEAEKQQHDGDGNRDREVVTHDDRSWEENPDGVENKMEGKEEDEKDYQEGERQVEEEDEDEDEDEDERGRDDNDQNAGDANKHENDEELLQDDYDEREAGGDVNKELAGNNDNKHDNGDYEDEADNLGNEHEEEEEEEMKEDDNTDNDRNTFDQQERHREM comes from the exons ATGAGCAGTCGTCGCGCTAAAAGCTGCCTGCAGGCgtgcctgtctctgtctgtcgtaTCCATCATTGTCTACGCATTTTATGTCAACAGGACATTGTCTCAGCGAGTGGCTGCATCTGAACGAAAGTCATCTCAGCACGCCAAGCATGTCGAGCAGTTGGGAAGTCAAATGCAAG TTGTCAGTGAGCATCGATCCCGTCTTGAACGTCAGACGCGTCGAGACACAGACATTATCAACCAACTGAAGAGAG AATCTGTGGAACGGGAACGGGAACTGCTGGGTCAGCTGCGAGAGCAGAGTGACGAAGCGAGCAGAAAACACGCTTTGCTTAGCAAACAACACACTACACTTCAA AAACAGCACGAGGAATTAAAGGACAAGTTTCAGAAAATGGAAGTTTCACATAACAAACTTTCAGCCACTCACACACAAGCCGTTCATGACCATAATGAACAATATTTAAAGTTAAAAGAACAGAAAAGTGATGAGGTGACGAGATTGTCTGATACTCTTAGCAAGGTGACATCAGATAAGACAGTTGCTCTCACTGATTTGCGGAAATCACAAGAGAATTTGGCATTATTACACTCGAATCATCTGAAATTGAAA gaTGAAAATAATAATTTGAAGAGAGAACATGTAAGGCTTCAATCGGcttacaacaagaacacaGAACGATACAGAAAACTGTCAAGTCTGGTGGAGAACTTGAAGGCAACTGTAGAACGGCAAGAGGTCATTAGATCAACTAGCTTG GCTGTTATTGATAAGATTAAAAAACAACCTGAACATGATGTCAAGCAACATCATAAACCACCAACACTCACACATAGAACAGCAGATGACAAGCAAGGCAATGTTGCTCATTCCGAGCGtctgacacacaacaaacaacaaggaTATCAACGAAACGCAGCTACTACAGACACAAGAGAGGTAATTCCTGGTGTTCACCATCAACAGGTAAAGTCAAAGGATGACGGTACTTTACCTCAGCAACACAAAGATGTCGATGATGATCACGAAGAGAAACATGAAACTGCAGTTGATgcagaaacagagagagaaaaagaTGGTGGAGATGCAGTGAATGTAAGAAATAGCATTAAAGTGCGTAAAGGTGATGAGGAGAGTGAGAGTAAAGACGTTGAAGATGTTGATGATAAGAAAGAGGAAGAGCAAGTTACAGTACCTGCAGTAGTTGAGGTGAAAAAAGAGCAAGATCTTGATATCAATGGAGAAGGTGGTGAAAGGGAGGAAACTGATGACAACAATGGCAACGAGAAGGAAggaaaagaagaagaacattCAGACGAAGGAGATGAAAGACGTACTAATCAACAGcaagacaaaacaaatgaaCGTGAGAACGTCGGAATTGTGGATAAAGGTGGTGAAGGTGATGAAGGTGGCGAAGgtgatgaaagtgatgaagCAGTCAGGGAGGTGAAAAAAGAGCAAGATCTTGATATCAATGGAGAAGGTGGTGAAAGGGAGGAAACTGATGACAACAATGGCAACGAGAAGGAAggaaaagaagaagaacattCAGACGAAGGAGATGAAAGACGTACTAATCAACAGcaagacaaaacaaatgaaCGTGAGAACGTCGGAATTGTGGATAAAGGTGGTGAAGGTGATGAAGGTGGCGAAGgtgatgaaagtgatgaagCAGTCAGGGTTGAAACAAAGTCACAAAGTGATGAACGAGAGCAGAACCCGAGACAGCAATCTGACACTGAGGGGAAAGAGAAGGAGCAGGATTCTGATCAACAATGGGAAGAACAGATGAGACATGAAGAGCAAGCAGACCATGCCATGTGGCAACAACAACCACcagacaagaaacagacatatgatgatgatgatggtgatggtgtAACGAAATTTCATGCTGATACAACAAAGGAGAGAGAAGACATTAATGACAGGAAAGTAGATCATGGAGATACTGAAGATACGGCAGAGGAGGGACCAGACATCAATGGGAGAGAAATAGACCATGAAGATGAAGATACTGAAGATCGTTCGAAAGACAAAAAGAGGAACATAGATGAATATGAAGGTAAACTGTCTCCTTTGAATGGAAGAGCAGACGACTCACATGTCACCGaaccaaacaaatacagcaaaaCAGAATCtgaagaagatgaagatgacgaACAGGAGGAACAAGATAGAGACGATACATCAAAGAAAGGTAATGTTATTGTTATACCACACAACATGGATATGGATACAAAACGTttagaagaggaagaggaagaagcTGCAGGACAGGAAGaatttgacaaacaagaagatcCAAATCAGGATATAAATGAAGACGGAAAAATAGACAATCAAAATGTCAATCCAGTCAACAGAGATTCTGAGGCTTTATATAACAAGTTTGAAGCAGAGAAACAGCAACATGATGGTGATGGCAACAGAGACAGGGAAGTTGTGACACACGATGATCGATCATGGGAAGAGAATCCAGATGGAGTGGAGAACAAAATGGAAGGCaaagaagaagatgagaaagACTATCAAGAAGGGGAAAGACAAGTAGAAGAAGAGGATGAGGATGAGGATGAGGACGAAGACGAGAGAGGACGAGATGACAACGACCAAAATGCAGGCGATGCTAACAAACATGag AATGATGAAGAGCTGCTGCAAGATGATTATGACGAACGAGAG GCAGGTGGCGATGTGAATAAGGAACTGGCAGGAaataatgacaacaaacatgacAATGGTGATTATGAGGACGAGGCTGACAATTTGGGCAACGAACatgaagaggaggaggaagaggaaaTGAAAGAGGATGATAATACTGATAATGACAGAAACACCTTTGATCAGCAAGAAAGACATAGAGAAATGTAG